The Candidatus Omnitrophota bacterium genome contains the following window.
GATGGCGGATCTTGTGGGCTCGGGCGTGCCGTTGCTGCAATCTCTGGGGGTGGTGATTCAGCAAAGCACCAACCCGCGCCTGCGCGGGGTGTTGGAGCAGGTTTACACAGCCGTGGAAGAGGGGGACCGTTTTTCCGATGCCATGGCCCGCCATCCGTCCACATTCACAAATCTCTATGTCAGTATGGTGCGCGCAGGCGAGCTCTCCGGAAACCTGGAAGGCTCCTTAGAGCAACTGGCCCTGCTTACTGAAAGCGATGCGGAGACCAAAAGCCGCATTCAATTGGCTTTGGCCTATCCTTTGTTGGTCGCGGGTTTTGGTGTTCTGGCCGCCCTTGTGATGCTTGTCTTTGTGGTTCCGCAGATGGTGGAACTTTTTGAGGACATGGGCCAAGTATTGCCCTTGCCTACCCGGATCCTCCTGGCGGCAAGTGGTTTAGCTTTGCGATACGGCCCTCTTGTCTTGATCTTGGGGATTCTCGCTTGGACCTTCAGGGAGAAAATTGTTCCGACTCAATGGCTCCGGGGTCTGGGCGTCCGAAGTCTGCAGGCTTTGCCCTGGGTTGGAAAACTCGTCCAGCGCATGGATGTGGCCCGGGTCACGCGTGCCTTTGCAACCTTGCTGTCCAGCCGGGTTCCGGTTTTGGAGAGTGCGGAGATTGTCTCCGGCATTGCGGGTACGCCTTTGGTACAGGAGGGTTTCCGGGAGATGGCTGCCCGGGTGGGGGAGGGAGCCTCCATTGCCGAGGCTTTACGCAAACACCCTGTC
Protein-coding sequences here:
- a CDS encoding type II secretion system F family protein; amino-acid sequence: MPRFRYRARRGPSRTVEGVVEASSREEAVSKLAAENIVPYSLEPLGSSPAVNSVNSSRAGNSQLIVMTRQMADLVGSGVPLLQSLGVVIQQSTNPRLRGVLEQVYTAVEEGDRFSDAMARHPSTFTNLYVSMVRAGELSGNLEGSLEQLALLTESDAETKSRIQLALAYPLLVAGFGVLAALVMLVFVVPQMVELFEDMGQVLPLPTRILLAASGLALRYGPLVLILGILAWTFREKIVPTQWLRGLGVRSLQALPWVGKLVQRMDVARVTRAFATLLSSRVPVLESAEIVSGIAGTPLVQEGFREMAARVGEGASIAEALRKHPVFPAFMAQMVAVGEEVGTLDKALLRVASSFEWQTDREIKMLTALLEPLMILIVAVIIAFMVVAILLPIFQMNLMVA